Proteins from a genomic interval of Musa acuminata AAA Group cultivar baxijiao chromosome BXJ1-9, Cavendish_Baxijiao_AAA, whole genome shotgun sequence:
- the LOC135593617 gene encoding endoribonuclease Dicer homolog 4-like isoform X3, whose protein sequence is MDGNSTAPNRVKDPRTIARKYQMDLCKRAVEENIIVYLGTGCGKTHIAVLLMYELGHLIRKPSKSICIFLAPTVPLVRQQAMVIESSTDFKVRCHYGSQKNLKDHDDWNKEIDQSEVLVMTPQILLQNLCHCFIRMDLVALLIFDECHHAQATTRHPYAQIMREFYKTKGDGSKCPRVFGMTASPIIGKGGTDLSNYTKCINSLENLLDAKVCSVDDESELEGFVASPDIKVFYYGPLFYTASSLTFVYSKKLEDIKVQCISMLKDKLCDFRECQNQTKLLHRLHDNIIFCLEQIGLFGAIRAARKADMPETEIVSINNDNFLIDQYLTKALSILIGDLLDGNNDVDSLTIGALEEPFFSNKLAVLVGILASYRLQATAKCIIFVKRIIVAKSLAYILGSLESLKFWKCEFLVGCHGGKESMSRGKMNTIVERFSSGEVNLLVATNVAEEGLDIQTCCLVVRFDLPETVASFIQSRGRARMTISEYVFLVERGNEREGKLLNDFMAGEDIMNKEITSRTSSETFDDLEEVNYKVSSTGASINTGCSVSLLHRYCDKLSRDKYFTPSPKFYYIDDLNGTICRIILPLNAPLRQVDGLPCFSKDEAKRNACLKACKELHERGALTDYLLPDINPRRKIGPATHHSEYNSNSIEDESSREELYELLVPAALRRSWSNDDTNINLHFYYIRFIPKPKDRQYRMFGLFIKNPLPQEAESLKVDLHLTHGRIVETTLTPQGMTTFDKEEIMLAQNFQEMFLKIILDRSEFYSDLVPLGKCNASQDCSSKSYLLLPVIEQLYEGQKMIDWTTVRCCLTSPAFIDVSAKFEKAPCRTSEKLQLLNGSVNKTDVVNSLVFTPHNNLFFFVDGILYETNANSCYKGTKCESYAEYYRDRFHIKLSYPEQPFLKAKQLFVCRNLLHNRVQANTEARELVEHFVELPPELCSLKIVGFSKDIGSTLSLLPSLMHRMENLLVAIELKEVLSSSFPEASEVRADRILEALTTEKCLERLSLERFEVLGDSFLKYAVARHSFLTYEAFDEGQLTRRRSSIVNNSNLYELAIAKKLQVYIRDELFDPTQFFALGRPCKMVCNIDTESVIHQEENENLNIAAEGHNFRCTKSHHWLHRKTIADVVEALVGAFLVESGFKGAIAFLRWIGISVDFDVSNIYRVWESSNSNLSLISNRNVNELEEILGYTFRCKGLLLQAFVHASYNKHSGGCYQKLEFLGDAVLEYLITSYLYSVFPELKPGQITDLRSITVNNNSFANVAVCRSLHKYLMKDARSLDEAINKFESFVLLSDLEKDLIEEPACPKVYPLHCRLFIYYRYLVILLNLVLVLYFWTLDLT, encoded by the exons GTGCTTGTTATGACACCACAGATATTGTTGCAAAATTTGTGCCATTGTTTCATTAGGATGGATCTAGTTGCTTTGCTCATTTTTGATGAATGTCATCATGCACAAGCAACCACGAGGCATCCCTATGCACAAATCATGAGG GAATTCTACAAAACTAAAGGTGATGGTTCAAAGTGTCCCCGTGTATTTGGCATGACAGCTTCCCCTATCATTGGAAAAG GAGGAACCGATCTATCAAACTATACCAAATGCATTAACAGTCTTGAGAATTTACTTGATGCGAAG GTGTGCTCTGTTGATGATGAATCGGAACTTGAAGGTTTTGTTGCTTCTCCAGATATTAAGGTCTTCTACTATGGTCCACTTTTCTACACTGCTTCAAGTCTCACTTTCGTTTACAGTAAAAAGCTTGAGGATATAAAAGTCCAG TGCATATCCATGCTTAAAGACAAGTTATGTGATTTTAGAgagtgtcagaatcagacaaagctTTTGCATAGGTTGCATGATAACATCATTTTCTGTCTTGAGCAGATTGGACTTTTTGGAGCTATAAGA GCTGCAAGAAAAGCTGACATGCCAGAAACAGAGATTGTCAGTATTAACAATGACAACTTCCTTATAGATCAATATTTAACTAAGGCATTGTCTATTTTAATTGGTGACTTATTGGATG GTAATAATGATGTTGATTCTTTAACCATCGGAGCTTTAGAGGAGCCATTCTTCTCAAATAAGTTGGCAGTTCTTGTTGGTATTCTTGCATCCTATAG GCTACAAGCAACCGCAAAATGTATAATTTTTGTGAAGAGAATTATTGTTGCAAAATCGTTAGCATATATCCTTGGGAGCTTAGAGTCTCTTAAATTTTGGAAATGTGAGTTCCTTGTGGGTTGTCATGGTGGAAAAGAGAGCATGTCTCGTGGAAAGATGAACACCATTGTTGAAAGGTTTTCTTCTGGGGAG GTGAATCTTCTGGTTGCTACTAATGTAGCTGAAGAAGGACTTGATATTCAAACCTGTTGTCTTGTTGTGAGATTTGATCTGCCCGAAACTGTAGCAAGTTTTATACAGTCTAGAGGACGTGCTCGGATGACAATATCCGAATATGTGTTTCTCGTAGAGAG AGGGAATGAACGTGAAGGAAAACTGCTGAATGATTTTATGGCTGGTGAGGATATCATGAACAAGGAAATTACCAGTAGAACATCAAGCGAAACCTTTGATGATTTGGAGGAGGTTAACTATAAAGTCAGTAGTACTGGTGCCTCAATCAATACAGGTTGTAGTGTTTCACTCCTCCATCGTTATTGTGACAAACTTTCACGGGATAA ATATTTCACTCCTTCACCTAAGTTTTATTACATCGATGACCTAAATGGGACTATCTGCAGAATTATTCTTCCACTAAATGCTCCCTTGCGTCAGGTTGATGGTCTACCCTGCTTCTCAAAAGATGAAGCTAAGAGAAATGCATGTTTGAAAGCATGTAAAGAGCTTCATGAGAGAGGTGCTTTGACAGATTATCTTTTGCCTGATATAAATCCTCGAAGAAAGATTGGACCAGCAACACACCATTCTGAGTATAATAGCAACAGCATTGAAG ATGAATCTTCAAGAGAGGAGCTTTATGAGTTGCTAGTACCAGCTGCTCTTAGAAGATCATGGTCTAATGATGATACTAACATaaatttgcatttttattatattagatTTATCCCTAAGCCAAAAGACAGACAGTACCGGATGTTTGGTCTTTTTATCAAGAATCCTCTTCCTCAAGAAGCTGAAAGTTTAAAAGTTGATTTACATCTTACCCATGGTAGAATTGTTGAGACAACACTCACTCCTCAAGGGATGACAACATTTGACAAAGAGGAG ATTATGCTTGCACAAAATTTCCAGGAGATGTTTCTCAAAATTATACTTGACAGATCAGAATTTTACTCAGACCTTGTTCCTTTGGGAAAGTGCAATGCAAGTCAAGATTGCTCATCAAAGTCATATCTCTTGCTCCCAGTCATTGAGCAACTTTACGAGGGACAGAAGATGATTGACTGGACAACTGTGAGATGTTGTTTAACATCACCAGCCTTTATAGATGTGTCAGCCAAGTTTGAGAAAGCTCCTTGTCGCACAAGTGAGAAATTACAACTTCTCAATGGCTCAGTAAATAAAACTGATGTCGTGAACAGCTTGGTTTTCACTCCACACAATAATCTGTTCTTTTTTGTTGACGGGATTCTTTATGAAACAAATGCTAATAGCTGCTACAAGGGTACAAAATGTGAAAGCTATGCAGAATACTACAGGGATAG GTTCCATATCAAGCTTTCATATCCAGAACAGCCTTTCTTGAAGGCCAAACAGCTCTTTGTTTGCCGGAACTTACTCCATAACAGAGTACAAGCAAATACAG AAGCCCGTGAACTAGTGGAGCATTTTGTGGAGTTGCCTCCAGAGCTTTGTTCTTTAAAAATAGTTGGCTTCTCAAAAGACATTGGGAGTACTTTGTCTTTATTGCCATCTCTGATGCATCGCATGGAAAATCTTCTTGTTGCTATTGAACTAAAGGAAGTACTATCCTCATCTTTCCCAGAGGCATCTGAAGTTAGAGCAGACCGT ATACTAGAAGCACTTACTACAGAAAAGTGCTTGGAACGCCTCTCTCTTGAGAGGTTTGAAGTGCTTGGTGATTCTTTCTTGAAGTATGCAGTTGCTCGTCACAGCTTTCTTACTTATGAAGCCTTTGATGAAGGACAGTTGACCAGGAGGAGATCTAGTATTGTGAATAATTCAAATCTGTATGAGCTAGCAATTGCAAAAAAATTACAG GTCTACATTCGTGACGAGCTGTTTGATCCAACACAATTCTTTGCATTGGGCCGTCCTTGTAAAATGGTTTGCAATATAGATACAGAATCAGTGATTCATCAAGAAGAAAATGAGAATCTGAATATTGCAGCTGAAGGACATAATTTTAGATGCACCAAATCCCACCATTGGCTGCACAGGAAAACCATTGCAGATGTTGTTGAAGCTCTTGTTGGAGCTTTCCTTGTTGAAAGTGGATTCAAAGGTGCAATTGCATTTCTCCGCTGGATTGGGATATCAGTTGATTTTGATGTATCAAATATTTATAGAGTTTGGGAGTCAAGTAATAGCAATCTTTCACTCATCAGTAATAGAAATGTCAATGAGCTGGAAGAAATTCTAGGTTATACATTTCGATGTAAAGGCCTTCTGCTTCAAGCATTCGTGCATGCTTCCTACAATAAGCACTCCGGCGGATGTTACCAG AAACTGGAGTTTCTTGGAGATGCTGTCTTGGAGTACTTGATTACATCATACCTATATTCTGTTTTCCCAGAATTGAAGCCAGGTCAAATAACAGATTTACGGTCAATAACAGTCAACAACAACTCTTTTGCAAATGTAGCAGTTTGCCGGTCCCTCCATAAGTATCTAATGAAAGATGCAAGGAGTCTCGATGAGGCCATAAATAAGTTTGAAAGTTTTGTTCTTTTGTCTGATCTAGAAAAGGACTTGATTGAGGAACCAGCATGTCCGAAGGTATATCCACTTCATTGCAGACTTTTTATATATTATAG GTACTTggtgatattgttgaatcttgtgtTGGTGCTGTACTTCTGGACACTGGATTTAACTTAA